The genomic region ATTGAACCTTTAAATCTGACTGTTGACCACAATGGAAGCACCTGGCACGAATAAGCAGATTTACCTCTCTTGCTGGTAACCCAACTTTTTCTGCAAGGAGGAAGCGACATGGATAACATTGAGGTCAGGATTACCCGTCAGGATCACCCTGAGTCAGATTCCTATGAAGAAACGTTTTTCATTCCTTATCGGTCCAATATGAACATTATTTCTGTTCTGATGGAAATCCGGCAAAATCCGGTAACAAAGGAAGGGAAACAGACCACTCCTGTGCAATGGGATATGAATTGTTTAGAGGAAGTTTGCGGGGCCTGCTCCATGCTGATCAATGGCAAGCCGAGACAGGCCTGTTCAACATTGGTTGACCAGCTGGAGCAGCCGATTACCCTTGCCCCGATGACCACCTTTCCGGTTATTAGGGATTTATTCATTGACCGCGGGAAAATGTTTGATGCGTTAAAGCGTGTAAAGGCATGGATACCGATTGATGGAACCTATGACATTGGTCCGGGTCCGCGCATGAAGGAAAATACCCGGCAATGGGCCTATGAGTTATCCAAATGTTTTACGTGCGGGGTATGTCTGGAGGCCTGCCCAAACGTGAACGAAAAAACGGACTTTTTAGGACCGTTCGTATTTGCACAGATTCGCCTGAAAAATGTACATCCTACAGGAGAAATGAATAAAGAAGAGCGTTTGGAAGCCTTTATGGGAGAAGGTGGACTTGAAGAATGCGGAAACTCGCAAAATTGTGTTCAATCCTGTCCTAAAGGTATTCCACTGACTACATCGATTGCAGCCATCAACAGAGAAGCTACGGTGCAGTCGTTTAAAAGTTTTTTTGGATAAGGGACGGAAAGGGTTTCAGCCGATGATGGCCAAAAGATTTAAGGAAGATGGAGGAACTGTCCCTCATTAGGTTGATGAAGGACGGATCAATACGAATTTAAGTAAAAAGAGTCTTTCATAGAGGTAATGAAGGACAAAAACTATAGATAGCATGAGAAAACTGTCCTTCATCCCCCGCAGCAAAGCATTTTAACTCCGGTGGAGACTTTAACCTGGGATTTTTCGACAAAATTCGGGTGGTGACAGGCACCACCCTTGACTTTTTTTCTTTTATGATTTATGATTTTTCTAACAATTTTATATAGGAATCTTATCCAGAGAGGTGGAGGGAAATGGCCCTTGGAAGCCTCGGCAGCGGGTTCTTTTTTAAAGAATACTGTGCCAAATCCATCAAG from Virgibacillus sp. MSP4-1 harbors:
- the sdhB gene encoding succinate dehydrogenase iron-sulfur subunit yields the protein MDNIEVRITRQDHPESDSYEETFFIPYRSNMNIISVLMEIRQNPVTKEGKQTTPVQWDMNCLEEVCGACSMLINGKPRQACSTLVDQLEQPITLAPMTTFPVIRDLFIDRGKMFDALKRVKAWIPIDGTYDIGPGPRMKENTRQWAYELSKCFTCGVCLEACPNVNEKTDFLGPFVFAQIRLKNVHPTGEMNKEERLEAFMGEGGLEECGNSQNCVQSCPKGIPLTTSIAAINREATVQSFKSFFG